One window from the genome of Candidatus Chlorohelix allophototropha encodes:
- a CDS encoding sensor histidine kinase codes for MLEHINEVSSDSQNNKDGTQAFNRFNMVPAEDLFVPEISIRPEQAEALLVISSLLNSELNPGNVLINLVQHVSGLFKASRAAVFLRKNLQHELTDGSNPHNVFTEEEPLADIGRLVCAANWGLTDLFIDKVLKFYEDREFSRLQTIRSPVYIEDIQASQRLNGLRELSMREGLMTMLTLPLLYRQSLIGIMVLYHSQHRVYSREELRLLTIITNQAALAITNSRLYEEARRREQEAEMLAEASRVLSSSLKLREVLSVIGEMSTRMVGNTSVVFIVRENTDQIFPIGYYSKETPPPELPEYIPTKNSEPVRIGQTIVGKVVQNATAMFIKDNTDWSRIAPFIRDVEHVNSLLCVPLKVRSKVIGALAIYNITYQNPEIKVTPIEDRHVTLLQQLAERAANAIENARNYEAERSALQEKDLFLTLISHELKTPLTSLLGYNRLVNKRLEEESLEKIDLNKLIESLRHYNGVMEGQLDRLQTLVEDLTSISDIETNKLELHKRPVDLIPIIRNKINEAEQLAKQVRMPRPVHHFELRTNPAVVIGDVDIPAFERVLSSLLSNAVKYSPRGGLIKVRVQQALEEITIAVQDEGVGIPEKDLPHLFERFFKANNSPSKANGLGLGLYISQNFIKAMGGRIEVQSEEGKGSNLTIYLRASAPLKSNY; via the coding sequence ATGCTAGAGCATATTAATGAAGTATCATCCGATTCGCAGAATAATAAGGATGGTACACAAGCGTTTAATCGCTTTAATATGGTGCCAGCGGAAGACTTATTCGTGCCAGAAATTAGTATTCGCCCTGAACAAGCAGAAGCTCTCCTGGTTATTTCCTCATTGCTAAATTCCGAGCTTAATCCGGGGAATGTACTTATAAACCTTGTACAACATGTCTCAGGGCTTTTCAAAGCTAGTCGAGCGGCTGTTTTTCTCCGAAAAAACCTGCAACATGAACTGACCGATGGCTCTAATCCTCACAATGTTTTTACCGAAGAAGAACCCCTCGCCGATATCGGAAGGTTGGTTTGCGCGGCTAATTGGGGACTTACCGACCTGTTTATTGATAAAGTTCTTAAATTCTACGAAGATCGTGAGTTCAGTCGCTTACAAACCATCCGTAGCCCTGTCTATATAGAAGATATTCAAGCTTCACAGCGTTTAAACGGCTTGCGAGAATTGAGTATGCGCGAGGGTTTGATGACAATGCTCACCCTACCCCTACTCTATCGCCAGAGTTTGATCGGTATTATGGTTTTGTACCACAGCCAGCACAGAGTCTATTCCAGAGAAGAGTTACGCCTGCTAACTATTATTACCAATCAAGCAGCGCTGGCTATAACCAATTCGCGCCTTTATGAAGAAGCCCGTCGCCGTGAGCAAGAAGCTGAAATGCTGGCGGAAGCAAGCCGGGTTCTTAGTAGCTCATTGAAATTGCGCGAAGTGCTATCTGTAATTGGGGAAATGTCTACCAGAATGGTTGGCAATACCTCAGTTGTATTTATCGTTAGAGAAAATACAGACCAGATTTTCCCAATAGGCTACTATAGTAAAGAAACACCCCCGCCCGAATTACCGGAATATATACCCACCAAAAATAGTGAACCTGTAAGAATCGGACAGACAATTGTGGGTAAAGTGGTGCAAAATGCCACCGCTATGTTTATCAAGGACAATACCGATTGGTCGCGTATAGCACCGTTTATCCGGGATGTAGAACATGTAAATAGCTTGCTATGTGTTCCCTTGAAAGTAAGAAGTAAGGTTATTGGCGCGCTGGCAATCTATAATATTACCTACCAGAATCCAGAGATCAAGGTTACACCAATTGAAGACCGCCATGTAACATTGCTACAACAGTTGGCTGAACGTGCCGCCAACGCCATCGAGAACGCCCGTAACTATGAAGCCGAAAGGTCAGCTTTACAGGAGAAAGACCTCTTTCTTACCTTAATCTCGCATGAGCTAAAAACCCCGCTAACCTCGCTACTTGGTTATAACCGACTTGTCAACAAACGTTTGGAAGAAGAAAGCCTCGAAAAAATTGACCTCAACAAACTAATCGAGAGTTTGCGTCATTATAATGGGGTTATGGAAGGTCAACTGGATCGCCTGCAAACACTGGTAGAAGATCTTACCAGTATATCGGATATTGAAACCAACAAGCTTGAATTACACAAACGTCCGGTTGATCTCATACCGATTATACGAAACAAAATCAATGAGGCGGAACAACTAGCTAAGCAGGTGCGTATGCCGCGCCCAGTTCATCACTTTGAATTACGCACAAATCCCGCAGTGGTTATTGGCGATGTCGATATACCGGCTTTCGAACGAGTATTATCAAGCCTTCTTAGCAATGCCGTTAAATACTCGCCTAGAGGTGGATTAATAAAGGTAAGGGTGCAACAGGCTTTGGAAGAAATCACTATCGCCGTGCAGGATGAAGGCGTTGGTATTCCTGAAAAAGATTTGCCCCACCTCTTTGAACGCTTCTTCAAAGCCAACAACTCTCCATCAAAAGCCAACGGGTTAGGGCTAGGGCTTTATATCAGCCAGAACTTTATTAAAGCAATGGGCGGACGTATAGAAGTACAGAGCGAAGAAGGTAAAGGCTCTAACCTTACTATATACCTACGCGCCTCCGCTCCTCTTAAATCCAACTATTAA